AAAACCTATAGGGTCCAGTTTGATATGGCAGGCAATCCCGACCAGGGATATGATAAAGCATTGATAACATTATTAACCATCTCGATGACAGATTCAGACGGAGCAGTACTAAACGCCTTCGATTTTATCCAGAACGGCTACAATAAGGACAACATGGGGTGGACAACCCTCTATTTTGACTTTTTCGCTACATCCTCAACGTATGAACTTTATTTTGGGAATGCTAAGGAGGGGCCTTATGGCGCTGCACTCGACAATGTCAGGGTAGATCAGGCCCCGGTTCCTGAGCCTTCAACCTTTTTCCTGCTTGGCGCCGGGTTAGCCGGACTCGGAGCATGCTGCCGCAGGTTCCGCAAATAAAACGTATTTCACAAATTGTAAAGCTAAAAGGGCACTGGAA
This sequence is a window from Geoanaerobacter pelophilus. Protein-coding genes within it:
- a CDS encoding choice-of-anchor C family PEP-CTERM protein, yielding MRTILISFVCLCLLLGVNCSAQASPIINGSFEGNYLGKDFVTLPAGDTSITGWTVVSGSIDWIESYWQPSDGAKSIDLAGNEPGLIMTNLTTEIGKTYRVQFDMAGNPDQGYDKALITLLTISMTDSDGAVLNAFDFIQNGYNKDNMGWTTLYFDFFATSSTYELYFGNAKEGPYGAALDNVRVDQAPVPEPSTFFLLGAGLAGLGACCRRFRK